In Arthrobacter ramosus, one DNA window encodes the following:
- a CDS encoding tyrosine-type recombinase/integrase gives MSALESLVGDYLRLRRGLGFKLATHERYLTEYLRYLERSGQETVTTENILGWARTPGGAASYHGARLSVARSFARWAHAFDSSIEVPPRQLLPARSPRAVPFIYSDEQVLALLEQARLLRSPMVAATYRTLIGLLACTGMRVSEAINANRSDLDAGVLSVADTKFGKSRLVPLHSSVLEVLADYALTRHRLLGPVSTEALLVSSAGTRLIYKNVHRVFHRLVARAGITPKSQQCRPRIHDLRHSFAVTTMIGAYRDGAVPAEVLPVLSTYLGHASPGSTYWYLEAVPELLAEAGRRLGPLQAEEQS, from the coding sequence ATGAGCGCGCTTGAGTCGCTGGTGGGGGATTACCTGCGGCTGCGCCGCGGACTGGGTTTCAAGCTCGCGACCCACGAGCGTTACCTCACCGAATACCTCCGATACCTCGAGCGAAGCGGCCAGGAAACGGTGACGACGGAGAATATTCTTGGCTGGGCGAGAACTCCGGGCGGCGCTGCCAGCTATCACGGCGCCAGGCTCTCCGTGGCGCGTTCCTTCGCTCGCTGGGCGCACGCCTTCGATTCGAGTATCGAGGTCCCGCCGCGGCAGCTTCTGCCCGCTCGCTCGCCGCGGGCCGTCCCGTTCATCTACTCGGATGAGCAGGTCCTGGCGCTGCTGGAACAGGCCCGGCTGTTGCGCTCCCCGATGGTCGCGGCCACTTACCGCACGCTGATCGGCCTGTTGGCCTGCACCGGGATGCGGGTGAGCGAGGCGATCAACGCAAATCGTTCGGACCTGGACGCAGGCGTGTTGAGCGTTGCCGACACGAAGTTCGGCAAGTCCCGGCTGGTCCCGTTGCACTCCAGCGTCCTGGAGGTGCTCGCCGATTATGCGCTCACCCGTCACCGGCTGCTCGGGCCGGTCTCCACGGAGGCGTTGCTGGTATCCAGCGCGGGAACGCGGCTGATTTACAAGAATGTGCACAGGGTTTTCCATCGTCTTGTCGCCCGGGCCGGCATCACGCCGAAATCGCAGCAGTGCCGGCCGAGGATCCATGATCTGCGGCATAGCTTCGCCGTCACCACGATGATCGGCGCCTACCGGGACGGAGCCGTCCCGGCCGAGGTACTTCCCGTGCTCTCCACCTATCTGGGGCATGCGAGCCCGGGAAGCACTTACTGGTATCTGGAAGCGGTCCCCGAGCTTCTCGCCGAGGCCGGACGACGCTTGGGCCCGCTTCAGGCGGAGGAGCAATCATGA